One segment of Chionomys nivalis chromosome 3, mChiNiv1.1, whole genome shotgun sequence DNA contains the following:
- the Ankrd61 gene encoding ankyrin repeat domain-containing protein 61, whose translation MGNITKKGSKELVADAAIPQDDTSVTTLHSRLYGAIIKEDCNTIKKLLRTHPVNQPLNILVNPTSCRLLLNQHAHDIFPIHLAAEYHKPQSLLCLLQHGANPEVRDAQGFNTLHQLLLNWPVTLTTWSKTNTLIQKLLADIQNNAVTCLRILCEHGVQVNAQADKDDKHSPLHLAIKHGTYPVLALLVQNGARVNAMNRASMTPLHMAAEILDKNMIETLIACGANVNCATSNTGNTALKLAVRTASSKAGQLLAAGVGCIRLLLNHGAQVNAQDHKGQTALHKACFGGREVIINLLLEFEADVNILTRNGESAIYMYLQRSSNIRDASLLARLLYYSYPLRLRNKQGLLPAGIMQPEFHLLRKTLIKLMKKPLSLEAICKRNIRNIYGEKYKFYLKQHLPEKLWKSVYVFYDFDYLLK comes from the exons ATGGGGAACATAACCAAGAAGGGAAGCAAAGAGCTCGTGGCTGATGCTGCCATACCGCAGGATGACACCTCGGTCACCACACTGCACTCTAGACTCTATGGGGCTATAATCAAGGAAGACTGTAACACAATCAAGAAACTCCTCAGGACCCACCCTGTCAACCAGCCCTTGAACATCCTGGTCAACCCCACCAGCTGCAGACTACTTCTGAACCAG CACGCTCATGATATCTTCCCTATCCATCTGGCTGCCGAATACCACAAGCCACAAAGTTTGCTTTGCTTGTTACAACATGGGGCTAACCCAGAAGTAAG AGATGCTCAAGGCTTCAACACTCTTCACCAGCTGCTGCTAAACTGGCCAGTCACTTTGACCACGTGGTCTAAAACAAACACTCTGATCCAAAAGCTCCTGGCAGACATTCAGAACAACGCTGTCACATGTCTACGCATTTTGTGTGAACACGGAGTTCAAGTGAATGCCCAGGCAGACAAGGACGACAAACATTCACCCCTCCACCTGGCCATAAAGCATGGGACCTATCCAGTTCTTGCCCTTTTGGTCCAAAATGGTGCCCGTGTCAATGCTATGAACAGAGCCAGCATGACGCCCCTCCACATGGCTGCAGAAATACTGGACAAAAACATGATAGAGACACTCATTGCCTGCGGGGCCAATGTGAACTGCGCCACCTCAAATACTGGAAACACAGCTCTGAAGCTAGCTGTGCGCACCGCATCAAGCAAAGCTGGCCAGCTACTGGCAGCGGGGGTGGGCTGCATCCGTCTGCTGCTAAATCATGGAGCCCAGGTCAATGCCCAAGACCACAAAGGCCAAACAGCTCTGCACAAGGCATGTTTTGGAGGCAGAGAGGTAATAATCAATCTCTTGCTGGAATTTGAAGCAGACGTGAACATCTTAACAAGAAATGGGGAGTCTGCAATATATATGTACCTTCAGCGCAGTTCCAATATCAGAGATGCATCACTTCTGGCTAGGCTACTTTATTACTCTTACCCTTTAAGACTGAGAAATAAACAAGGGCTTCTACCTGCAGGAATCATGCAACCAGAATTCCACCTCTTAAGGAAAACTCTaataaaactaatgaaaaaaCCTTTATCCCTAGAGGCCATCTGTAAGAGAAATATCAGAAATATTTATGGTGAGAAGTACAAGTTCTACCTGAAGCAGCATCTCCCTGAGAAGCTATGGAAATCCGTATATGTCTTTTATGACTTTGACTACCTGTTGAAGTGA